The following coding sequences are from one bacterium window:
- a CDS encoding protein kinase, with protein sequence MTDPSPWVIARRYQVQRELGRGGMGRVFAVLDLVENRQPRALKLLRADKVAEKPRLRSSLRGEFAALAHLRHPNLCRVYEFGVDEDGRAFFTMELVEGTDLFETGGRLDPARIYEIAVGVLRALDYIHTRGYIHHDLKPENIMLRRGVEGAEGVVLTDFGLADREEGDEPELRRTAPGTVNCLAPEILSGAAYDHRVDLYALGVSLYFAATGAYPFDAADGREVIRRHLTLPPPPPSELNPTLPEPLEHLILRLLAKRPDKRFRDANTVIRAINAWAGRSFEYQTPSTAESFLLAPRIVGHDALFEEVLREVTEPLGGLVVIQGEAGSGKSRLLRELRYRCQLAGADLWFVELGASSDPLGELIRRIAHSTAVGPDLRREAGSVLARSWPPLAGLWGVESAPALGPDGEVERLLRTTAGLLDHLGRAVVFDGDTEGALETARRLGQLCQRIPVIVSTEEENPPGRVYHLAPLDEARVAELIESMLGETPPRGLADFVHRTAGGNPLFIAETLRQLIDSGELRRWHGSWEVDLLGAAAAGVPREIKGLILRRLQSLSPAARTTAEILALAAWKPTLEELGALVDDPGQLAGSLRELGSKGLLQMRSGNRPALVTTSLARTLSDNRNRATLLHDRLADFLESGNRMYAPHGYHRLYGSDRGKAVRGGLDYVNRLVELGGFTEARGALTRLRTVARGADLVRVELLTSKVHRRLGETGRAAAAAFHALEGSRGRERGEAYLELGRATAHQGRYEQALGYYDAALSCTDDPLFTLGTGAERVKVLLELGRFGEALELGGALVKRAGSLEYPESWFVREVHARTLFLAGRLAEAEHAYRALYRQALGAGDFPGLWSAGRGRGLTQLSLGRNRRGLVLLRNSCWLALQRADALGTVQSVVPLAVGYLVNLRPRRAIAALKLGRDEIEHRPLPPLQVELYTGLATAYRYRGDLGRAAHYAGRAVELAEGSESVRLRWSAFFTRGMARLELGDWGGVEEMLDRLEGAPEHLGALLGGRLAWERGDFGTARSELLKALGDSPLPVALPEWDTARGYLARVEMEAGNLGPAEELLEPVDEGTPTDLGQLEGRLALVEFYFNQNETDYAVQLLRGAVRASGRGGFVDQLRRSLHLAARLAERQGDAGSRSLLLKEARRLLRWMVHRLPRGARNGFLARHEPAGLRAEKP encoded by the coding sequence ATGACCGACCCGTCACCCTGGGTCATCGCCCGACGGTACCAGGTCCAGCGCGAGCTCGGCCGGGGGGGTATGGGCCGCGTCTTTGCGGTTTTGGATCTCGTGGAGAACCGCCAGCCTCGGGCACTCAAGCTCCTGCGCGCCGACAAGGTCGCCGAGAAGCCCCGCCTGCGGTCGAGCCTGCGCGGTGAGTTCGCCGCCCTGGCCCACCTGCGCCACCCCAACCTCTGCCGGGTGTACGAGTTCGGGGTGGACGAAGACGGCCGGGCGTTCTTCACCATGGAACTCGTCGAGGGGACCGATCTGTTCGAAACGGGCGGCAGGCTCGACCCGGCCCGCATCTACGAGATAGCCGTCGGCGTCCTGCGCGCGCTGGACTACATCCACACCCGGGGGTACATCCACCACGACCTGAAGCCCGAGAACATCATGCTGCGCCGGGGAGTCGAGGGGGCGGAGGGTGTGGTGCTCACCGATTTCGGCCTGGCGGACCGCGAGGAGGGCGACGAGCCGGAGCTCCGCCGCACGGCGCCGGGGACGGTCAACTGCCTGGCGCCGGAAATCCTCTCGGGAGCCGCCTACGACCACCGCGTGGACCTCTACGCCCTCGGAGTGAGCCTCTACTTCGCGGCCACCGGCGCCTACCCCTTCGACGCCGCCGACGGCCGGGAGGTCATCCGCCGCCACCTGACCCTTCCCCCGCCGCCGCCCAGCGAGCTGAACCCCACCCTGCCGGAGCCGCTGGAGCACCTGATACTCCGCCTGCTGGCGAAGAGGCCGGATAAGCGCTTCAGGGACGCGAACACGGTCATCCGGGCCATCAACGCCTGGGCCGGGCGGTCCTTCGAGTACCAGACGCCCTCCACCGCCGAGAGCTTCCTCCTGGCGCCCCGGATCGTCGGTCACGACGCCCTGTTCGAGGAGGTGCTCCGCGAGGTGACCGAGCCGCTGGGCGGGCTCGTCGTCATCCAGGGGGAGGCCGGGTCCGGCAAGAGCAGGCTCCTGCGCGAACTGCGCTACCGTTGTCAACTGGCCGGCGCCGACCTCTGGTTCGTCGAGTTGGGTGCCTCGAGCGACCCCCTGGGCGAGCTCATCCGCCGTATCGCCCACTCCACCGCCGTGGGGCCGGACCTCCGCCGGGAGGCCGGATCGGTGCTGGCGCGGTCCTGGCCGCCCCTGGCCGGGCTGTGGGGGGTGGAGTCCGCCCCCGCCCTGGGTCCCGACGGCGAGGTCGAGCGGCTACTGCGGACGACCGCCGGCCTGTTGGATCACCTCGGCCGGGCCGTGGTCTTCGACGGCGACACCGAGGGCGCCCTGGAGACGGCGAGGAGGCTCGGGCAGCTCTGCCAACGGATTCCGGTCATCGTCTCCACCGAGGAGGAAAATCCGCCGGGCAGGGTGTACCACCTCGCCCCTCTGGACGAGGCGCGGGTCGCGGAGCTCATCGAGTCCATGCTCGGCGAGACGCCGCCGCGCGGGCTGGCGGATTTCGTCCACCGGACGGCCGGCGGCAATCCCCTTTTTATCGCCGAAACCCTCCGCCAGCTCATAGACTCGGGAGAGCTCCGTCGGTGGCACGGGTCCTGGGAGGTGGACCTCCTCGGAGCCGCGGCGGCCGGTGTGCCCCGGGAGATAAAGGGGCTAATCCTCCGGCGCCTGCAGAGCTTGAGCCCGGCGGCGCGGACCACCGCGGAGATACTGGCCCTGGCCGCGTGGAAGCCGACCCTCGAGGAGCTGGGGGCCCTGGTGGACGATCCGGGGCAACTGGCCGGTTCGCTCCGCGAGCTGGGTTCGAAGGGTCTGCTGCAGATGCGGTCGGGGAACCGTCCCGCCCTCGTGACCACCTCCCTGGCCCGGACGTTGAGCGATAACCGCAACCGCGCCACCCTGCTGCACGACCGCCTCGCCGATTTCCTGGAGTCCGGGAACCGGATGTACGCCCCCCACGGCTACCACCGTCTCTACGGCAGCGACCGGGGGAAGGCGGTGCGGGGGGGCCTGGATTACGTCAACCGCCTGGTGGAGCTGGGCGGCTTCACCGAGGCCCGGGGGGCGTTGACCCGTCTACGCACCGTCGCCAGGGGAGCGGACCTGGTGCGGGTGGAGCTGTTGACGTCGAAGGTGCACCGCCGTCTGGGGGAGACCGGTCGGGCGGCGGCCGCGGCCTTCCACGCCCTCGAGGGGAGCCGCGGGCGGGAACGGGGCGAGGCGTACCTCGAACTGGGCCGGGCCACGGCGCACCAGGGGCGGTACGAGCAGGCTCTGGGTTACTACGACGCGGCGCTAAGCTGTACCGACGACCCCCTGTTCACCCTGGGGACCGGCGCCGAGCGGGTGAAGGTCCTCCTCGAGCTGGGGCGGTTCGGTGAGGCCCTGGAGCTCGGCGGGGCGCTCGTGAAACGCGCGGGGAGCCTCGAGTACCCCGAGAGCTGGTTCGTCCGCGAGGTCCACGCGAGGACCCTCTTCCTCGCCGGGAGGCTGGCCGAGGCGGAACACGCCTACCGAGCTCTCTACCGTCAGGCCCTGGGAGCGGGGGACTTCCCCGGTCTGTGGAGCGCGGGGCGGGGACGGGGGCTGACCCAGCTCTCCCTCGGCCGCAACCGGCGCGGGCTGGTGCTGCTGCGCAACTCCTGCTGGCTGGCGCTCCAGCGCGCCGACGCCCTCGGTACCGTCCAGAGCGTCGTGCCCCTGGCGGTGGGGTATCTGGTGAACCTCCGACCCCGCCGGGCCATAGCGGCGCTGAAACTGGGTCGGGACGAGATCGAGCACCGGCCGCTCCCTCCGTTGCAGGTCGAGCTCTATACCGGTCTCGCCACCGCCTACCGCTACCGGGGGGATCTGGGTCGCGCCGCCCACTACGCGGGTAGGGCCGTAGAGCTCGCCGAGGGTTCCGAGTCGGTCCGCCTGCGCTGGTCGGCCTTCTTTACTCGGGGAATGGCCCGGCTCGAACTGGGGGATTGGGGCGGGGTGGAGGAGATGCTCGACCGTTTGGAGGGCGCCCCGGAGCACCTCGGCGCCCTGCTCGGGGGGCGTCTCGCCTGGGAGCGGGGGGATTTCGGCACGGCGCGGTCCGAGCTGTTGAAGGCCCTGGGCGATTCGCCGCTGCCCGTGGCGCTGCCCGAATGGGACACGGCCAGGGGCTACCTGGCCCGGGTGGAGATGGAGGCGGGCAACCTGGGTCCAGCCGAGGAGCTTCTGGAACCGGTGGACGAGGGTACGCCGACGGACCTGGGCCAGCTCGAGGGGCGTCTCGCCCTGGTCGAGTTCTACTTCAACCAGAACGAGACGGATTACGCGGTGCAGCTCCTCCGGGGCGCCGTGAGGGCCAGCGGCCGGGGCGGTTTCGTGGATCAGCTGCGCCGTAGTTTGCACCTGGCCGCGCGGCTGGCCGAGCGTCAGGGCGACGCCGGTTCCCGTTCCCTGTTGCTCAAGGAGGCCCGGCGGCTGCTGCGCTGGATGGTGCACCGTCTCCCGCGGGGCGCGCGGAACGGCTTCCTCGCCCGCCACGAACCGGCCGGCCTGCGGGCGGAGAAGCCCTGA